One genomic segment of Pedobacter endophyticus includes these proteins:
- a CDS encoding glycosyltransferase yields MKRSDANSIPHHFLFGAVDLDPYNINVSFCEDSSLGNRILRGIKIACKIIFSKEPYDLLYASSPNGIELIVLLKCFGLFRKPIVVWQHRALKQPANSFSKALLRFYYSGFNKMIMFSDLHVQESLSYGVIDSERVTQMQWGPDTAYYDRIIKKAEETKPESKSNYFCSTGRENRDFPTLVSAFSSLPGSNLRIYTTRQHGRMQNEKILLQDEKATPNIQVTIVESSPTLNTFLSTEMYNGTCAVISCLQFNYTVGLTSLTEAMALGKAVIVSDNPYFPIDVAKEGVGIKVGYKDVQGWINAIKYLTDHPEIAAEMGRKGRQFIDEKCNTKIMAKQLADCFFEFTGKA; encoded by the coding sequence TTGAAAAGAAGTGATGCAAATTCAATTCCTCATCATTTTCTATTCGGCGCAGTAGATTTAGATCCTTACAATATAAACGTTTCATTTTGCGAGGATTCTTCGTTAGGTAACCGCATTTTACGCGGTATTAAAATTGCCTGTAAGATTATATTTTCGAAAGAACCTTACGATTTGCTCTACGCCTCATCGCCAAACGGTATTGAGCTGATTGTTTTATTAAAGTGTTTTGGTTTGTTCAGAAAACCCATTGTAGTTTGGCAACACCGTGCCCTTAAGCAACCTGCCAATTCTTTTTCCAAAGCATTACTCCGCTTTTATTATAGTGGCTTTAACAAAATGATTATGTTTAGCGACCTGCATGTACAAGAATCGCTTTCTTATGGCGTAATCGATAGCGAACGGGTTACCCAAATGCAATGGGGGCCCGATACGGCTTATTATGACAGGATAATTAAAAAAGCAGAAGAAACAAAACCCGAATCAAAATCTAATTACTTCTGTTCAACAGGAAGAGAAAACCGAGATTTTCCGACTTTGGTAAGTGCTTTTTCATCTTTGCCCGGAAGTAATTTAAGGATTTACACCACCAGACAGCATGGACGTATGCAAAACGAAAAAATTCTTTTGCAGGATGAAAAGGCTACACCCAATATACAGGTTACTATTGTAGAAAGCAGCCCTACGCTGAATACTTTCCTTTCTACCGAAATGTACAACGGAACCTGTGCGGTTATTAGCTGCCTGCAGTTTAATTATACCGTTGGTTTAACTTCGTTAACTGAGGCGATGGCGCTCGGTAAGGCCGTTATTGTATCCGATAATCCTTATTTTCCTATTGATGTTGCCAAAGAAGGCGTTGGGATTAAAGTTGGTTATAAAGATGTACAGGGCTGGATAAATGCGATTAAATATTTAACGGATCACCCAGAAATTGCCGCGGAAATGGGCCGTAAGGGAAGGCAGTTTATCGACGAAAAGTGCAACACTAAAATAATGGCGAAGCAACTGGCGGATTGTTTTTTTGAATTTACGGGGAAAGCTTAA
- a CDS encoding DUF1972 domain-containing protein translates to MRIAILGTRGIPSNYGGFEKSAEQLALGFARRGHEVMVYNSHNHAYQKTHWNGIKLIHIHDPEYKFGSLGHYLYDYNCIKDLRNHDIDVVLQLGYTTSSIWNWMVPKKTALITNLDGLEWKRKRYNPVVRKLIKLSERYTVTTSTHIIADSIGIQDYLQGEYGKAALFIPYGAEMFSNPTAHFLKPYGLTENGYNMFVGRIEEDNSIEVILDGVVKSKSEMPFLVVGNHLSKLGSKLKHKYHEHKNILFLGSIYDNEKLNNLRYFSNLYFHGHTVGGTNPLLLEAMAAQSLIAAHDNDFNRLILEDDGFYFRCADDVAEQISQIKRSYRSHDTFITNNSKKILHTYNWQRIVDLYEAHFMKIVKQDLAFNAL, encoded by the coding sequence ATGCGAATAGCGATTTTAGGTACGAGAGGGATACCAAGCAATTATGGTGGCTTTGAAAAAAGCGCCGAACAATTGGCTTTGGGCTTCGCCAGGCGAGGCCACGAGGTAATGGTGTACAACTCCCATAATCATGCTTATCAAAAAACTCACTGGAACGGCATCAAATTAATTCACATTCACGATCCGGAATACAAATTTGGTTCGTTGGGTCATTATCTGTACGATTATAACTGCATCAAAGACCTGCGTAATCATGATATTGATGTTGTTCTTCAACTCGGCTACACCACCAGCTCAATCTGGAATTGGATGGTGCCAAAAAAAACCGCCCTGATTACCAACCTCGATGGCCTCGAGTGGAAAAGAAAACGTTACAACCCCGTTGTACGAAAATTAATCAAACTTTCTGAGCGTTATACCGTAACTACATCAACCCACATCATTGCCGATTCTATCGGAATTCAGGATTACCTGCAAGGTGAATACGGAAAGGCAGCGCTATTTATTCCCTATGGTGCCGAGATGTTTTCAAACCCCACTGCACATTTTTTAAAGCCTTATGGCCTTACCGAAAATGGCTATAACATGTTTGTTGGGCGTATTGAAGAGGATAACAGCATTGAAGTGATACTCGATGGCGTAGTTAAATCCAAAAGCGAGATGCCCTTTTTGGTGGTGGGCAACCATTTGAGCAAGCTCGGCTCGAAGCTAAAACATAAATACCATGAGCATAAAAATATCTTGTTTCTTGGGAGTATTTACGACAACGAAAAGCTAAACAATCTGAGGTATTTCTCAAACCTTTACTTTCATGGCCACACCGTTGGCGGAACCAATCCCTTGCTTTTGGAGGCCATGGCAGCACAAAGTCTGATTGCGGCACACGATAACGATTTTAACAGACTGATATTGGAGGATGACGGTTTTTACTTTCGCTGTGCCGATGATGTTGCCGAACAAATAAGCCAAATAAAGCGTAGCTATCGGAGTCACGATACTTTTATAACCAACAACAGTAAAAAAATACTTCATACTTATAACTGGCAACGTATAGTGGATTTATATGAAGCTCATTTTATGAAAATAGTGAAGCAAGATCTTGCTTTTAATGCCCTTTAA